Proteins from a single region of Theobroma cacao cultivar B97-61/B2 chromosome 10, Criollo_cocoa_genome_V2, whole genome shotgun sequence:
- the LOC108663614 gene encoding F-box protein At5g07610-like: MAIVRCRVSRRRRMKTPAEEVGMKSPATEVADIDDLLIEILQRLPTKTLLLFKLVSKQWLSIISSSDFSISHTRFLLNEGSLKPSVLFLDVIYRQPPTKFVFLPLNRDTKQLPLLDLINAPYITIMQSCNGLLLCTYDYDNQSYFICNPVIKKFKTISCPMPPMLEYHLVGVNLAFDPLKSPYYKIISIWQEMLLDKDEENNCLCRMTSNFSMDIYSSEADSWNASKIKFTSEWAIQFDHAIFFNGAIHWDSVAKESLYLDVETECLMPMPMPMPKPSSINLKPPYCDYDIFCLVVRSDEDKGDSMVAVLQCGTTLYYNFKDKAMEVRTDGPKANGYRYDIARFRGCEYFETLSCDYQVVTRSSLVNYVLSPTIIDLGFLAVAFAALSSQNPGVITIANAAFGSDPSINPDLLAKAF, encoded by the exons atGGCCATTGTGCGCTGTAGAGTGTCAAGGAGAAGAAGGATGAAGACACCAGCAGAGGAGGTTGGGATGAAGTCACCAGCAACGGAGGTTGCCGACATCGACGACCTCTTAATAGAAATCCTCCAACGATTACCTACAAAGACTCTGTTACTGTTCAAACTCGTTTCAAAACAGTGGTTGTCAATTATATCCAGCTCCGATTTCAGCATTTCCCACACTCGCTTCCTCCTCAATGAAGGCTCTCTCAAACCTTCAGTACTCTTTCTCGATGTCATCTACAGACAACCACCTACGAAGTTCGTGTTCCTTCCTTTGAACCGCGACACCAAACAACTCCCGCTCTTGGATTTAATAAATGCCCCTTACATCACAATAATGCAATCTTGCAATGGTTTGCTTCTTTGCACATATGATTATGACAATCAGAGTTATTTTATCTGTAACCCTGTTATCAAGAAATTCAAGACGATCTCTTGTCCGATGCCGCCAATGCTGGAATATCATCTTGTTGGTGTTAATCTTGCTTTCGACCCTCTCAAATCACCTTATTACAAGATTATTTCTATTTGGCAGGAAATGTTGCTTGACAAAGACGAGGAAAACAATTGCTTATGTCGTATGACTTCTAATTTTTCTATGGACATATACTCATCAGAGGCAGATTCTTGGAATGCATCGAAAATCAAATTCACTTCAGAGTGGGCTATACAGTTCGACCATGCTATTTTCTTTAACGGTGCAATCCATTGGGATAGTGTTGCTAAAGAGTCGCTATACCTTGATGTGGAGACTGAATGCTTGATGCCGATGCCGATGCCGATGCCAAAGCCAAGTAG TATCAACCTTAAACCTCCTTACTGCGATTATGATATTTTCTGTCTGGTTGTGCGCTCTGATGAGGACAAAGGAGATTCAATGGTTGCAGTACTTCAATGTGGAACAACACTATATTACAATTTCAAGGATAAGGCAATGGAAGTACGGACAGATGGCCCTAAGGCAAACGGATATCGATACGATATTGCAAGGTTTCGGGGCTGTGAATACTTTGAGACCCTCTCTTGT GACTATCAGGTAGTAACAAGAAGTTCTCTAGTAAATTATGTCCTTTCACCAACAATCATTGACCTCGGCTTTCTGGCTGTTGCTTTTGCTGCTTTAAGCAGCCAGAATCCTGGTGTCATTACAATAGCAAATGCAGCGTTTGGATCAGACCCATCCATTAATCCTGATCTTCTAGCCAAGGCCTTTTAA